The Canis lupus dingo isolate Sandy chromosome 4, ASM325472v2, whole genome shotgun sequence genome contains a region encoding:
- the MYOCOS gene encoding myocilin opposite strand protein, whose product MAQKSPTINGNNLPHGDLASEVSRRRVTMATRKERFTKKSDEARAISSTLDLEQVPSSVASPTEPPAPPPSPVEDCRI is encoded by the coding sequence ATGGCTCAGAAGAGCCCCACAATCAATGGCAACAACCTGCCCCATGGAGACCTGGCCTCCGAGGTGAGCAGACGCAGAGTCACCATGGCCACCAGAAAAGAGCGATTTACTAAGAAAAGTGATGAAGCCAGGGCGATATCCTCCACTCTGGATCTGGAGCAAGTCCCTTCTAGTGTGGCCAGCCCTACAGAACCTCCGGCCCCTCCTCCTTCACCAGTAGAAGACTGCAGAATCTAA